The following are encoded together in the Novipirellula artificiosorum genome:
- a CDS encoding M56 family metallopeptidase: MKGWISQWLAFSEYQPAVARLIELSFHVAVIVAIGGAIAMMAKRRSAATAHMTWATALAAILMLLPAGIWVPRYSVALASVPSARVESSVAESSPPVTPLRSLDNRIAFDPAADRRGRVLPSDRAVRGPYADKDPAADRDSSRAPSEVGGEMAGRTQAVVERAAVVGPIRGTASDAPHHANGFEATPSSPPTGVFWWGLLCVYIAGLLAGLVHIVVGWYRLWRDCCFGQPLSPQEAEHVADCAATIGLRRHPRCVLSNSVRVPLVWGVIRPRIVLPLDFETLPVRIRRDCLLHEMSHIARGDLFWHELSCLAKAIYWFHPAVHYAARSLKHWREDAADDHVLRCGIDSSEYASTLLEVATSVGRRRFAPAIAMASGLPIENRLRRILDQRTGRMPPSRSFRIVLAVAFLTVSLVGVRFHRAAAAPTATADENETPANRGDGSATVPPPSPLLAGGPGRSQDAEFVTESSAPTFFELLSNAELCRGDTGGMVLNVRGTVRDQGGQAVAGAVVVLREDSVYRISSIGRQERVGSQKEVTVDDLFARTQSAADGTFVFENVRVAKPVDGYKERWNWDVIAAIEGDALGWANLHIQTVQRADGSEIIADVKLRAVSAVTGQVLSVDGDPIAGALLSISQFDDPVPSNMYNPYRNNELRLYASRLQPKVRSDSEGRFRFPAVPDGLCASIYPKHRDHEMVGYRVVSPATELPNRNAQPEESAGRPNREPKAIVSPVTINAIPQIRLMGTLRSESGDPIEGGVIRMGGLVAHVESDADGHFVWPTNEGVIRVSGYVRAQGEPPTVTFTASKPDSHFVWLIDEVSVEDLLASHKVDLVMQEGIAVDGKVLCRQTNTPVAGVNVQVSPSGDVSRLMPLSTKTDENGAYRFIAPKQPVTISLDGPVAGYDVPSARGVYGADREKVVSRQLDLSPGSAVTMEPFLVDRVDPMVVRVIGPHGEPIENAGIKAVRLVGAATDQMPKRAWSVHEKPLALDGKTDANGQCELQVNARDWADGYLEARATIDGVSWFGLIWITYKGQTPLIVKLREPWVITGRVLVEGNPAANVPVNLMRTMGKRVQLMGAFTSTTHDVTATDANGEYRFVTRANEGYRVSVMSPPAGYDRGSGSQSRLTRMNENEFRATDIAFGKAADQPATPTGSISGVVRGSDGVPIAGASVSPTQYMGDSRNVPRPRGKQVQTADDGSFRIEGLDLGRLRVHIYGPRPKTDDKSTPTLVATFVVVDVGTENIEVVLDTDLRRALPRIPAQRVVPSSSIPKQDP, translated from the coding sequence ATGAAGGGATGGATTTCACAGTGGCTGGCGTTCTCCGAATATCAACCCGCCGTTGCCCGGTTGATCGAACTGTCTTTTCACGTCGCAGTGATTGTTGCGATTGGAGGGGCGATTGCAATGATGGCGAAAAGACGATCGGCCGCGACCGCCCACATGACATGGGCGACCGCGTTGGCTGCAATCTTGATGCTCCTGCCCGCTGGAATTTGGGTTCCGCGCTATTCGGTTGCATTGGCGTCGGTCCCGTCGGCACGTGTAGAATCGAGTGTCGCTGAAAGCTCACCGCCGGTAACTCCATTGCGCAGTTTGGACAATCGCATCGCGTTTGACCCCGCAGCCGATAGGCGAGGCCGTGTTTTGCCAAGTGATCGTGCCGTGAGGGGCCCGTATGCCGATAAGGATCCGGCTGCTGATAGGGACTCAAGTCGTGCTCCGAGCGAAGTTGGCGGTGAGATGGCAGGTCGAACTCAAGCGGTTGTGGAGCGGGCAGCAGTCGTGGGGCCGATTCGCGGGACAGCGTCGGACGCGCCACATCACGCAAATGGGTTCGAAGCGACGCCATCTTCGCCGCCCACTGGCGTTTTCTGGTGGGGTTTGCTTTGTGTCTACATCGCCGGTTTGTTGGCAGGTCTCGTTCACATCGTGGTTGGATGGTATCGGTTGTGGCGAGATTGCTGTTTCGGACAGCCGTTGTCGCCGCAGGAAGCCGAACACGTGGCGGATTGTGCCGCCACGATCGGCCTGCGGCGGCATCCTCGCTGCGTCCTTTCGAACTCTGTTCGGGTTCCCTTGGTGTGGGGCGTGATTCGTCCGCGGATTGTCTTGCCTCTCGATTTCGAAACATTGCCGGTCCGCATCCGGCGAGACTGCCTGTTACACGAAATGTCCCATATCGCTCGCGGTGACCTGTTTTGGCATGAACTCAGCTGTTTGGCCAAGGCCATCTACTGGTTTCATCCTGCCGTTCACTATGCTGCAAGGTCGCTGAAGCATTGGCGTGAGGACGCAGCCGACGATCATGTGCTTCGATGCGGTATCGATTCAAGCGAGTATGCATCGACTTTATTGGAGGTTGCAACCAGCGTGGGACGCCGTCGTTTCGCACCCGCAATCGCGATGGCCTCGGGTTTGCCGATCGAGAACCGGTTGCGGCGTATCTTGGACCAGCGAACGGGCCGGATGCCTCCGAGTCGTTCGTTTCGGATAGTGTTGGCGGTTGCCTTCTTGACGGTTTCCCTCGTTGGGGTTCGTTTTCACAGGGCCGCTGCGGCGCCCACCGCGACTGCCGACGAAAACGAAACTCCGGCGAATCGCGGGGACGGCAGCGCGACAGTGCCGCCGCCCTCACCGCTTCTCGCTGGGGGGCCAGGGCGATCGCAAGATGCAGAATTTGTCACGGAGAGCTCTGCACCGACCTTTTTTGAACTGTTGTCGAACGCAGAGTTGTGCCGTGGCGATACCGGTGGAATGGTCTTGAACGTTCGTGGGACCGTTCGTGATCAGGGCGGCCAAGCGGTTGCAGGAGCGGTGGTCGTGCTGCGGGAAGACAGCGTCTATCGAATCAGCTCGATCGGCCGGCAGGAAAGAGTCGGATCGCAAAAGGAGGTTACGGTGGACGATTTGTTTGCCCGAACTCAGTCCGCGGCGGATGGCACCTTTGTGTTTGAAAACGTCCGTGTCGCAAAACCTGTCGATGGCTACAAAGAACGTTGGAATTGGGATGTGATTGCGGCGATCGAAGGCGACGCGCTGGGTTGGGCCAACCTGCATATCCAAACGGTGCAGCGTGCAGACGGATCCGAAATCATCGCCGATGTGAAGCTGCGTGCTGTTTCCGCCGTCACGGGCCAGGTGTTGTCGGTCGATGGCGACCCGATCGCAGGTGCCCTTCTCTCGATCTCCCAATTCGATGATCCGGTCCCCTCGAACATGTACAATCCGTATCGCAACAACGAATTGCGTTTGTACGCCAGTCGGTTGCAGCCGAAGGTTCGTTCAGACAGCGAGGGGCGTTTTCGTTTTCCGGCCGTTCCCGATGGATTGTGCGCAAGCATCTATCCCAAGCATCGTGACCATGAAATGGTGGGCTATCGGGTGGTCTCGCCTGCGACGGAGCTTCCCAATCGCAATGCTCAACCTGAGGAGTCGGCTGGACGGCCAAACCGCGAACCGAAAGCGATCGTCAGTCCCGTGACGATCAACGCGATCCCCCAGATTCGGCTGATGGGGACCCTTCGAAGCGAATCGGGCGATCCGATTGAAGGGGGCGTCATCCGCATGGGCGGCCTGGTTGCCCACGTGGAATCCGACGCCGATGGCCATTTTGTCTGGCCAACTAATGAGGGGGTGATCAGGGTCTCTGGCTATGTTCGCGCGCAAGGCGAGCCGCCCACGGTCACGTTTACCGCATCCAAGCCGGACAGCCATTTCGTATGGCTGATTGATGAGGTTTCGGTTGAGGATTTGTTGGCATCGCATAAGGTGGACTTGGTGATGCAAGAAGGCATTGCGGTTGACGGTAAGGTGCTTTGCCGTCAAACCAACACTCCGGTTGCTGGTGTGAACGTACAAGTTTCACCCTCGGGTGATGTGTCACGGTTGATGCCGCTAAGCACCAAGACCGACGAAAATGGGGCGTACCGATTCATCGCGCCGAAACAACCGGTTACGATATCGCTCGACGGCCCTGTCGCTGGATACGACGTCCCCAGTGCAAGGGGAGTTTACGGGGCGGACCGTGAAAAGGTGGTATCTCGTCAATTGGATCTTAGCCCTGGATCTGCGGTAACGATGGAGCCTTTCTTGGTCGATCGTGTCGATCCGATGGTCGTACGTGTGATCGGTCCCCATGGCGAGCCGATCGAGAATGCAGGGATCAAAGCGGTTCGGTTGGTCGGAGCCGCGACAGATCAAATGCCGAAACGAGCATGGAGCGTGCACGAAAAACCGCTTGCCTTGGATGGAAAAACCGATGCCAACGGACAGTGCGAGCTTCAAGTGAACGCACGCGATTGGGCTGACGGCTATCTCGAAGCTCGTGCAACGATTGATGGTGTTTCCTGGTTTGGGTTGATTTGGATCACCTACAAGGGGCAAACGCCGCTGATTGTCAAACTTAGGGAACCTTGGGTCATCACCGGACGCGTTTTGGTTGAAGGAAACCCCGCAGCGAATGTGCCGGTCAACTTGATGCGGACGATGGGCAAACGCGTTCAATTGATGGGGGCCTTCACCAGTACCACCCACGATGTCACCGCCACCGATGCAAACGGGGAATACCGGTTTGTCACCCGAGCGAACGAGGGCTATCGCGTTTCGGTCATGTCGCCGCCAGCGGGATACGATCGGGGTTCGGGGTCTCAAAGCCGGTTGACGCGGATGAACGAGAACGAGTTCCGCGCCACGGACATTGCGTTTGGAAAGGCTGCGGATCAACCGGCGACTCCAACCGGCTCGATTTCCGGGGTCGTGCGTGGCAGTGATGGGGTGCCGATCGCCGGTGCCTCGGTCTCGCCGACGCAGTACATGGGCGACAGTCGCAACGTGCCGCGTCCCAGGGGAAAGCAAGTGCAAACCGCCGATGATGGATCGTTCCG